In Gopherus evgoodei ecotype Sinaloan lineage unplaced genomic scaffold, rGopEvg1_v1.p scaffold_31_arrow_ctg1, whole genome shotgun sequence, a single window of DNA contains:
- the LOC115640563 gene encoding trypsin-3-like, producing the protein MEWTHFALLLLLLLPAASPRENRIIGGTECPESEHPWLVLLYYFDQHYCSGTLLNQNWVLTAAHCQQSHIQVRLGEHSRGTSSGHEQFAAAQEIIPHPEFRALSAGSRDYENDVMLLRLSPPASYTNYVQPLALTDSCPLQGTKCTVMGWGTITSPTETYPDVPQCVEVDIVSNTICQEAYPEKVTENMLCAGVLEGGKDSCQGDSGGPLVCNRKLQGVVSWGDHPCAQPNKPGVYTSICKYLAWIQETITGK; encoded by the exons ATGGAGTGGACCCACTTcgcgctgctgctgctcctgctgctgcctgccg cctctccccGAGAAAATCGGATCATTGGGGGTACCGAGTGCCCAGAGTCGGAGCACCCCTGGCTGGTTCTCCTCTACTACTTTGACCAACACTACTGCTCCGGCACCCTGCTGAACCAAAACTGGGTTCTCACTGCCGCCCACTGCCAGCAGAG TCACATCCAGGTGCGCCTGGGGGAGCACAGCCGTGGAACGAGCTCAGGGCATGAGCAGTTCGCCGCCGCTCAGGAAATCATCCCCCACCCCGAGTTCCGTGCCCTCAGCGCCGGCAGCCGGGACTATGAGAATGACGTCATGCTGCTCCGCCTGTCACCCCCGGCCAGCTACACTAACTACGTGCAGCCCCTGGCACTGACCGACAGCTGTCCCCTACAAGGGACCAAGTGCACCGTGATGGGATGGGGCACCATCACCAGCCCCACCG AGACGTACCCTGATGTTCCCCAGTGTGTGGAGGTCGATATTGTCTCCAACACCATCTGCCAGGAAGCTTACCCCGAGAAAGTGACTGAGAACATGCTCTGCgctggagtgctggagggggGCAAAGACTCCTGCCAG GGCGACTCCGGCGGCCCCCTGGTCTGTAACAGGAAGCTGCAGGGCGTGGTTTCCTGGGGAGATCACCCCTGCGCCCAGCCCAACAAGCCTGGGGTCTACACCAGCATCTGCAAATACCTCGCCTGGATCCAGGAGACCATCACGGGAAAGTGA